The Antennarius striatus isolate MH-2024 chromosome 20, ASM4005453v1, whole genome shotgun sequence genome includes a region encoding these proteins:
- the LOC137587541 gene encoding disco-interacting protein 2 homolog C-like isoform X3 translates to MADREASPIPLEIRARLAELELELSEGDITQKGYEKKRLKLIRAYVPHAGGMEGPLSHRAPLGPPSAARFHRRRTSGTRDERYRSDVHTEAVQAVLARHVERKVAVPMPSKRRSLVVQTSMDAYTPPGLSPLCSDSSSGSEEEAGPGDDMSGMEHWMSRPSQLGPTHLGSTSSSSSSTQSGGSGNAGRLADSLAHTHISHLAHTHLAHTHLGQSHHQQSHLSQSHHGIGHLSLKRKGALSIAENGGSLRRSCEFGSDMLWPPPLESDENHSAPPDVTGYSSDSPHSHTERHHMSNMGTIARNTQKYGNAERMETGDGVPVSSRVSAKIQQLVNTLKQPRRPPLREFFVDDFDELLEVQQPDPNQPRPEGAEMMPVRGEALGVVTNWPPSLEAALQRWGTISPKAPCLTSLDTAGKPLYVLTYGKLWSRSIKLAYNILHKLGSKQEPMVRPGDRVALVFPNNDPVAFMVAFYGCLLAEVVPVPIEVPLSRKDAGSQQIGFLLGSCGVTVALTSDACHKGLPKSATGEIPQFKGWPKLLWFVTESKHLSKPPRDWFPHIKDANNDTAYIEYKTCKDGSVLGVTVTRIALLTHCQALTQSCSYTEAETIVNVLDFKKDVGLWHGILTSVMNMMHVISVPYSLMKVNPLSWIQKVCQYKAKVACVKSRDMHWALVAHKEQKDINLSSLRMLLVADGSNPWSISSCDAFLNVFQTKGLRADVICPCASSPEALTVAIRRPVEDSSQPPGRGVLSMQGLTYGVVRVDTEERLSVLTVQDVGTVAPGGLACVVKPEGVPQLCQTDEIGELCVCSIATGTSYYGLTGMTKNTFEVFPVSSGGGLISEYAFVRTGLLGFVGPGGLVFITGKMDGLIMVSGRRHNADDIVATALAVEPMKFVYRGRIAVFSVTVLRDERIVVVAEQRPDSTEEDSFQWMSRVLQAIDSIHGVGVFCLALVPANTLPKTPLGGIHLSEIKQLYLEGGLHPCNVLMCPHTCVTNLPKPRQKQPEIGPASVMVGNLVSGKRIAQASGRDLGQTDDNDQFLFLSEVLQWRAQTTPDHILYTLLSSRGAVSSSLTCLQLHKRAERVAALLMERGGLQEGDHVALVYPPGIDLIAAFYGSLYAGCVPITVRPPHPQNISTTLPTVKMIVEVSHSACVMTTAVICKLLRSKEATATVDIRNWPPVLDTDDLPKKKPPALYKPTNPDGLAYLDFSVSTTGMLAGVQMSHNAVGAFCRSVKLQCELYPSREVAICLDPYCGLGFVLWCLCSVYSGHQSILIPPVELESNPALWLLAVSQLRVRDTFCSYSVMELCTKGLGLQTEALKARGLDLSRVRACVVVAEERPRMSLTHSFSKLFKDLGLHPRSVSTAFGCRVNLAICLQGTSGPDPTTVYVDMRALRHDRVRLVERGSPHSLPLMESGKILPGVRIIIANPETKGPLGDSHLGEIWVHSAHNGSGYYSGYGEEVLQSDHFNSRLSFGDTQTVWARTGYLGFLRRTELTDANGERHDALFVVGALEEAMELRGMRYHPIDIETSVIRAHKSIMECAVFPWTNLLVVVVELEGSEQEALDLVPMVTKAVLEEHYLIVGVVVVTDIGVIPINSRGEKQRMHLRDGFLQDQLDPIYVAYNM, encoded by the exons GGGACATCACTCAGAAGGGTTATGAGAAGAAGAGGCTCAAGCTGATCAGGGCATATGTTCCACATGCTGGAG GTATGGAGGGACCCCTGTCTCACCGGGCCCCGCTCGGACCCCCGTCCGCCGCCCGTTTCCACCGACGACGGACGTCCGGCACCAGAGACGAACGCTACAGATCAG ACGTCCACACCGAGGCGGTCCAGGCCGTGTTGGCGCGACACGTGGAGAGGAAGGTGGCGGTGCCGATGCCATCCAAGAGGCGTTCGCTGGTGGTGCAGACCTCCATGGATGCATACACGCCTCCag GTTTGTCACCTCTTTGCTCCGACTCGTCGTCGGGCTCCGAGGAGGAGGCGGGCCCCGGCGACGACATGTCGGGCATGGAGCACTGGATGAGCCGCCCTTCCCAGTTAGGCCCCACCCACCTgggctccacctcctcctcgtcctcgtccACGCAGAGCGGCGGCAGCGGCAACGCCGGGCGGCTGGCCGACTCGCTGGCGCACACGCACATCTCGCACCTGGCGCACACGCACCTGGCGCACACGCACCTGGGCCAGTCGCACCACCAGCAGAGCCACCTGTCGCAGTCGCACCACG GTATCGGTCACCTGTCCCTAAAGAGGAAAGGAGCTCTGAGCATCGCGGAGAACGGGGGCTCCCTGCGGCGGTCCTGCGAGTTCGGGTCCGACATGCTGTGGCCCCCGCCGCTAGAGTCAGATG AAAATCACTCGGCCCCCCCGGATGTGACGGGCTACTCGTCAGACTCGCCCCACTCCCACACGGAGCGTCACCACATGTCTAATATGGGAACCATCGCCCGGAACACGCAGAAGTACGGCAACGCGGAGCGCATGGAGACGGGCGACG gtgtCCCAGTCAGCAGTCGGGTGTCGGCTAAAATCCAGCAGCTCGTCAACACGCTGAAGCAGCCCCGCCGACCTCCTCTCAGGGAGTTCTTCGTCGACGACTTCGATGAACTTCTGGAGG TCCAGCAGCCGGACCCCAACCAGCCGCGGCCGGAGGGGGCCGAGATGATGCCGGTGCGGGGGGAGGCCCTGGGGGTGGTGACCAACTGGCCTCCGTCGCTGGAGGCGGCGCTGCAGCGCTGGGGGACCATCTCGCCCAAAGCGCCCTGCCTCACCAGCCTGGACACGGCGGGGAAGCCCCTCTACGTCCTCACATACG gaaAGCTGTGGTCTCGCAGCATCAAGCTGGCCTATAACATCCTCCACAAGCTGGGCAGCAAGCAGGAGCCCATGGTGCGACCGGGTGACCGG GTGGCATTGGTGTTTCCCAACAACGACCCCGTGGCGTTCATGGTGGCGTTCTACGGCTGTCTGCTGGCCGAGGTGGTCCCCGTCCCCATCGAGGTCCCCCTGAGTCGCAAG GATGCCGGCAGTCAACAGATCGGATTCCTGTTGGGTAGCTGCGGCGTTACCGTGGCGCTGACCAGCGACGCCTGCCACAAGGGCCTCCCGAAGAGCGCAACAGGAGAGATCCCACAGTTCAAAG GGTGGCCGAAGTTACTGTGGTTCGTCACCGAGTCGAAGCATCTCTCCAAGCCCCCCCGGGACTGGTTCCCCCATATCAAGGACGCCAACAACGACACGGCGTACATCGAG TATAAAACCTGCAAGGACGGCAGCGTGCTGGGCGTCACGGTGACGCGGATCGCTCTGCTCACACACTGCCAGGCTCTGACCCAGTCCTGCAGCTACACGGAGG CGGAGACCATCGTCAACGTCCTGGACTTTAAGAAGGACGTCGGTCTGTGGCACGGCATCCTGacg agTGTGATGAACATGATGCACGTGATCAGCGTGCCCTACTCGCTGATGAAGGTCAACCCGCTGTCCTGGATCCAGAAAGTGTGCCAGTACAAAG CCAAGGTAGCGTGTGTGAAGTCCAGGGACATGCACTGGGCTCTGGTGGCCCACAAAGAGCAGAAGGACATCAACCTGAGCTCGCTGCGCATGCTGCTGGTGGCCGACGGATCCAACCCTT GGTCCATCTCCTCCTGCGACGCCTTCCTGAACGTCTTTCAGACCAAAGGGCTGCGGGCCGACGTCATCTGTCCCTGCGCCAGCTCCCCCGAGGCGCTGACGGTCGCCATCAGGAG gcccGTGGAGGACAGCAGCCAGCCTCCCGGGCGGGGCGTCCTGTCCATGCAGGGTCTGACCTACGGGGTCGTCCGGGTCGACACGGAGGAGCGCCTGTCGGTACTCACCGTCCAGGACGTAGGGACCGTCGCTCCAGGAG gCCTGGCGTGCGTGGTGAAACCAGAAGGGGTCCCTCAGCTGTGTCAGACGGATGAGATTGGGGAGCTGTGCGTGTGCTCCATCGCCACCGGCACCTCCTACTACGGCCTCACCGGCATGACCAAGAACACGTTTGAG GTTTTCCCGGTGAGCTCCGGCGGGGGGCTGATCAGCGAGTACGCCTTCGTGCGGACCGGATTGCTGGGCTTCGTCGGCCCCGGCGGCCTCGTCTTCATCACGGGGAAGATGGACGGGCTGATCATGGTGAGCGGGCGGCGGCACAACGCCGACGACATCGTCGCCACGGCGCTGGCGGTGGAGCCAATGAAATTCGTGTACAGAGGCCG GATAGCGGTGTTTTCCGTGACGGTCCTGCGAGACGAGCGGATCGTGGTGGTGGCGGAGCAGAGACCCGACTCCACGGAGGAAGACAGCTTCCAGTGGATGAGCCGCGTGCTGCAG GCCATCGACAGCATCCACGGGGTGGGTGTGTTCTGTTTGGCCCTTGTCCCGGCTAACACCCTGCCCAAAACCCCGCTGGGGGGCATCCACCTATCAGAGATCAAGCAGCTGTATCTGGAAGGGGGGCTGCACCCGTGCAACGTCCTCATGTGCCCCCACACCTGCGTCACTAACCTGCCCAAACCGCGGCAGAAGCAACCAG agATCGGCCCCGCCTCCGTGATGGTGGGGAACCTGGTGTCGGGGAAGAGGATCGCCCAGGCCAGCGGGAGGGATTTAGGACAGACGGACGATAATGACCAG TTCCTGTTCCTGTCGGAGGTTTTGCAGTGGAGAGCTCAGACCACGCCCGACCACATCCTCTACACGCTGCTCAGCTCGcgg GGGGCGGTGTCCAGCTCCCTCACCTGCCTGCAGCTGCATAAGAGGGCGGAGCGAGTGGCGGCGCTGCTGATGGAGAGAGGAGGTCTGCAGGAAGGAGACCACGTGGCTCTGGTGTACCCCCCAG gcATCGACCTGATCGCGGCGTTCTACGGCAGCCTCTACGCCGGCTGCGTCCCCATCACGGTGCGACCGCCCCACCCTCAGAACATCTCCACCACGCTGCCCACCGTCAAGATGATCgtagag GTCAGCCACTCGGCCTGCGTCATGACGACGGCGGTCATCTGTAAGCTGCTGCGCTCCAAAGAGGCCACGGCAACGGTGGACATCAGGAACTGGCCCCCCGTCCTCGACACCG ACGACCTGCCAAAGAAGAAGCCTCCAGCTCTCTATAAGCCCACCAACCCTGACGGTCTGGCCTATCTGGACTTCAGCGTGTCGACGACCGGCATGCTGGCCGGAGTTCAG aTGTCCCATAATGCAGTGGGAGCCTTCTGTCGGTCGGTGAAGCTGCAGTGTGAGCTGTACCCGTCCAGGGAAGTGGCCATCTGTCTGGATCCGTACTGCGGCCTCGGCTTCGTCCTCTGGTGTCTCTGCAG tgtgtacTCGGGCCACCAGTCCATCCTGATCCCCCCGGTGGAGCTGGAGTCCAACCCGGCGCTGTGGCTGCTGGCCGTCAGCCAGCTGAGGGTGCGAGACACCTTCTGCTCCTACAGCGTCATGGAGCTCTGCACCAAAGGGCTCGGCCTGCAGACCGAGGCGCTCAAG gcTCGGGGTCTGGATCTGTCGCGGGTTCGTGCTTGCGTGGTGGTGGCGGAGGAGAGGCCCAGGATGTCGCTGACACACTCCTTCTCCAAGCTGTTCAAGGACCTGGGCCTCCACCCGCGCTCCGTCAGCACGGCCTTCGGCTGCCGGGTCAACCTGGCCATCTGCCTGCAG ggcACGTCGGGGCCGGACCCCACTACCGTGTACGTGGACATGAGGGCGCTGCGACACGACAG ggttcGGTTGGTTGAGAGAGGTTCTCCTCACAGTCTGCCCTTAATGGAGTCCGGAAAG ATCCTACCTGGAGTTCGTATCATCATCGCCAACCCGGAGACCAAAGGACCGCTGGGAGACTCGCACCTCGGAGAG ATCTGGGTGCACAGCGCTCACAACGGCAGCGGCTACTACAGCGGTTACGGCGAGGAGGTCCTCCAGTCCGATCACTTCAACTCCAGGCTGAGTTTCGGGGACACCCAGACGGTCTGGGCCAGGACGGGCTACCTGGGCTTCCTCCGCCGCACCGAGCTCACCGACGCCAACGGAG AGAGGCACGATGCTCTGTTTGTGGTGGGGGCTCTGGAGGAGGCCATGGAGCTGCGGGGGATGAGGTACCATCCCATCGACATCGAGACCTCCGTCATCCGAGCCCACAAGAGCATCATGGAGTG CGCCGTCTTCCCCTGGACCaacctgctggtggtggtggtggagctggaggGCTCCGAGCAGGAAGCTCTGGACCTGGTTCCCATGGTGACCAAGGCGGTGCTGGAGGAGCACTACCTGATCGTGGGCGTGGTGGTGGTGACGGACATCGGCGTCATTCCCATCAACTCCCGCGGCGAGAAACAGCGCATGCACCTCCGCGACGGCTTCTTACAAGACCAGCTGGACCCCATCTACGTGGCCTACAACATGtag
- the LOC137587541 gene encoding disco-interacting protein 2 homolog C-like isoform X2, which yields MADREASPIPLEIRARLAELELELSEGMEGPLSHRAPLGPPSAARFHRRRTSGTRDERYRSDVHTEAVQAVLARHVERKVAVPMPSKRRSLVVQTSMDAYTPPGLSPLCSDSSSGSEEEAGPGDDMSGMEHWMSRPSQLGPTHLGSTSSSSSSTQSGGSGNAGRLADSLAHTHISHLAHTHLAHTHLGQSHHQQSHLSQSHHGIGHLSLKRKGALSIAENGGSLRRSCEFGSDMLWPPPLESDENHSAPPDVTGYSSDSPHSHTERHHMSNMGTIARNTQKYGNAERMETGDGVPVSSRVSAKIQQLVNTLKQPRRPPLREFFVDDFDELLEVQQPDPNQPRPEGAEMMPVRGEALGVVTNWPPSLEAALQRWGTISPKAPCLTSLDTAGKPLYVLTYGKLWSRSIKLAYNILHKLGSKQEPMVRPGDRVALVFPNNDPVAFMVAFYGCLLAEVVPVPIEVPLSRKDAGSQQIGFLLGSCGVTVALTSDACHKGLPKSATGEIPQFKGWPKLLWFVTESKHLSKPPRDWFPHIKDANNDTAYIEYKTCKDGSVLGVTVTRIALLTHCQALTQSCSYTEAETIVNVLDFKKDVGLWHGILTSVMNMMHVISVPYSLMKVNPLSWIQKVCQYKAKVACVKSRDMHWALVAHKEQKDINLSSLRMLLVADGSNPWSISSCDAFLNVFQTKGLRADVICPCASSPEALTVAIRRPVEDSSQPPGRGVLSMQGLTYGVVRVDTEERLSVLTVQDVGTVAPGGLACVVKPEGVPQLCQTDEIGELCVCSIATGTSYYGLTGMTKNTFEVFPVSSGGGLISEYAFVRTGLLGFVGPGGLVFITGKMDGLIMVSGRRHNADDIVATALAVEPMKFVYRGRIAVFSVTVLRDERIVVVAEQRPDSTEEDSFQWMSRVLQAIDSIHGVGVFCLALVPANTLPKTPLGGIHLSEIKQLYLEGGLHPCNVLMCPHTCVTNLPKPRQKQPEIGPASVMVGNLVSGKRIAQASGRDLGQTDDNDQFLFLSEVLQWRAQTTPDHILYTLLSSRGAVSSSLTCLQLHKRAERVAALLMERGGLQEGDHVALVYPPGIDLIAAFYGSLYAGCVPITVRPPHPQNISTTLPTVKMIVEVSHSACVMTTAVICKLLRSKEATATVDIRNWPPVLDTDDLPKKKPPALYKPTNPDGLAYLDFSVSTTGMLAGVQMSHNAVGAFCRSVKLQCELYPSREVAICLDPYCGLGFVLWCLCSVYSGHQSILIPPVELESNPALWLLAVSQLRVRDTFCSYSVMELCTKGLGLQTEALKARGLDLSRVRACVVVAEERPRMSLTHSFSKLFKDLGLHPRSVSTAFGCRVNLAICLQVRRSAVQTLFASGCTSLCSPLLCSDWLQGTSGPDPTTVYVDMRALRHDRVRLVERGSPHSLPLMESGKILPGVRIIIANPETKGPLGDSHLGEIWVHSAHNGSGYYSGYGEEVLQSDHFNSRLSFGDTQTVWARTGYLGFLRRTELTDANGERHDALFVVGALEEAMELRGMRYHPIDIETSVIRAHKSIMECAVFPWTNLLVVVVELEGSEQEALDLVPMVTKAVLEEHYLIVGVVVVTDIGVIPINSRGEKQRMHLRDGFLQDQLDPIYVAYNM from the exons GTATGGAGGGACCCCTGTCTCACCGGGCCCCGCTCGGACCCCCGTCCGCCGCCCGTTTCCACCGACGACGGACGTCCGGCACCAGAGACGAACGCTACAGATCAG ACGTCCACACCGAGGCGGTCCAGGCCGTGTTGGCGCGACACGTGGAGAGGAAGGTGGCGGTGCCGATGCCATCCAAGAGGCGTTCGCTGGTGGTGCAGACCTCCATGGATGCATACACGCCTCCag GTTTGTCACCTCTTTGCTCCGACTCGTCGTCGGGCTCCGAGGAGGAGGCGGGCCCCGGCGACGACATGTCGGGCATGGAGCACTGGATGAGCCGCCCTTCCCAGTTAGGCCCCACCCACCTgggctccacctcctcctcgtcctcgtccACGCAGAGCGGCGGCAGCGGCAACGCCGGGCGGCTGGCCGACTCGCTGGCGCACACGCACATCTCGCACCTGGCGCACACGCACCTGGCGCACACGCACCTGGGCCAGTCGCACCACCAGCAGAGCCACCTGTCGCAGTCGCACCACG GTATCGGTCACCTGTCCCTAAAGAGGAAAGGAGCTCTGAGCATCGCGGAGAACGGGGGCTCCCTGCGGCGGTCCTGCGAGTTCGGGTCCGACATGCTGTGGCCCCCGCCGCTAGAGTCAGATG AAAATCACTCGGCCCCCCCGGATGTGACGGGCTACTCGTCAGACTCGCCCCACTCCCACACGGAGCGTCACCACATGTCTAATATGGGAACCATCGCCCGGAACACGCAGAAGTACGGCAACGCGGAGCGCATGGAGACGGGCGACG gtgtCCCAGTCAGCAGTCGGGTGTCGGCTAAAATCCAGCAGCTCGTCAACACGCTGAAGCAGCCCCGCCGACCTCCTCTCAGGGAGTTCTTCGTCGACGACTTCGATGAACTTCTGGAGG TCCAGCAGCCGGACCCCAACCAGCCGCGGCCGGAGGGGGCCGAGATGATGCCGGTGCGGGGGGAGGCCCTGGGGGTGGTGACCAACTGGCCTCCGTCGCTGGAGGCGGCGCTGCAGCGCTGGGGGACCATCTCGCCCAAAGCGCCCTGCCTCACCAGCCTGGACACGGCGGGGAAGCCCCTCTACGTCCTCACATACG gaaAGCTGTGGTCTCGCAGCATCAAGCTGGCCTATAACATCCTCCACAAGCTGGGCAGCAAGCAGGAGCCCATGGTGCGACCGGGTGACCGG GTGGCATTGGTGTTTCCCAACAACGACCCCGTGGCGTTCATGGTGGCGTTCTACGGCTGTCTGCTGGCCGAGGTGGTCCCCGTCCCCATCGAGGTCCCCCTGAGTCGCAAG GATGCCGGCAGTCAACAGATCGGATTCCTGTTGGGTAGCTGCGGCGTTACCGTGGCGCTGACCAGCGACGCCTGCCACAAGGGCCTCCCGAAGAGCGCAACAGGAGAGATCCCACAGTTCAAAG GGTGGCCGAAGTTACTGTGGTTCGTCACCGAGTCGAAGCATCTCTCCAAGCCCCCCCGGGACTGGTTCCCCCATATCAAGGACGCCAACAACGACACGGCGTACATCGAG TATAAAACCTGCAAGGACGGCAGCGTGCTGGGCGTCACGGTGACGCGGATCGCTCTGCTCACACACTGCCAGGCTCTGACCCAGTCCTGCAGCTACACGGAGG CGGAGACCATCGTCAACGTCCTGGACTTTAAGAAGGACGTCGGTCTGTGGCACGGCATCCTGacg agTGTGATGAACATGATGCACGTGATCAGCGTGCCCTACTCGCTGATGAAGGTCAACCCGCTGTCCTGGATCCAGAAAGTGTGCCAGTACAAAG CCAAGGTAGCGTGTGTGAAGTCCAGGGACATGCACTGGGCTCTGGTGGCCCACAAAGAGCAGAAGGACATCAACCTGAGCTCGCTGCGCATGCTGCTGGTGGCCGACGGATCCAACCCTT GGTCCATCTCCTCCTGCGACGCCTTCCTGAACGTCTTTCAGACCAAAGGGCTGCGGGCCGACGTCATCTGTCCCTGCGCCAGCTCCCCCGAGGCGCTGACGGTCGCCATCAGGAG gcccGTGGAGGACAGCAGCCAGCCTCCCGGGCGGGGCGTCCTGTCCATGCAGGGTCTGACCTACGGGGTCGTCCGGGTCGACACGGAGGAGCGCCTGTCGGTACTCACCGTCCAGGACGTAGGGACCGTCGCTCCAGGAG gCCTGGCGTGCGTGGTGAAACCAGAAGGGGTCCCTCAGCTGTGTCAGACGGATGAGATTGGGGAGCTGTGCGTGTGCTCCATCGCCACCGGCACCTCCTACTACGGCCTCACCGGCATGACCAAGAACACGTTTGAG GTTTTCCCGGTGAGCTCCGGCGGGGGGCTGATCAGCGAGTACGCCTTCGTGCGGACCGGATTGCTGGGCTTCGTCGGCCCCGGCGGCCTCGTCTTCATCACGGGGAAGATGGACGGGCTGATCATGGTGAGCGGGCGGCGGCACAACGCCGACGACATCGTCGCCACGGCGCTGGCGGTGGAGCCAATGAAATTCGTGTACAGAGGCCG GATAGCGGTGTTTTCCGTGACGGTCCTGCGAGACGAGCGGATCGTGGTGGTGGCGGAGCAGAGACCCGACTCCACGGAGGAAGACAGCTTCCAGTGGATGAGCCGCGTGCTGCAG GCCATCGACAGCATCCACGGGGTGGGTGTGTTCTGTTTGGCCCTTGTCCCGGCTAACACCCTGCCCAAAACCCCGCTGGGGGGCATCCACCTATCAGAGATCAAGCAGCTGTATCTGGAAGGGGGGCTGCACCCGTGCAACGTCCTCATGTGCCCCCACACCTGCGTCACTAACCTGCCCAAACCGCGGCAGAAGCAACCAG agATCGGCCCCGCCTCCGTGATGGTGGGGAACCTGGTGTCGGGGAAGAGGATCGCCCAGGCCAGCGGGAGGGATTTAGGACAGACGGACGATAATGACCAG TTCCTGTTCCTGTCGGAGGTTTTGCAGTGGAGAGCTCAGACCACGCCCGACCACATCCTCTACACGCTGCTCAGCTCGcgg GGGGCGGTGTCCAGCTCCCTCACCTGCCTGCAGCTGCATAAGAGGGCGGAGCGAGTGGCGGCGCTGCTGATGGAGAGAGGAGGTCTGCAGGAAGGAGACCACGTGGCTCTGGTGTACCCCCCAG gcATCGACCTGATCGCGGCGTTCTACGGCAGCCTCTACGCCGGCTGCGTCCCCATCACGGTGCGACCGCCCCACCCTCAGAACATCTCCACCACGCTGCCCACCGTCAAGATGATCgtagag GTCAGCCACTCGGCCTGCGTCATGACGACGGCGGTCATCTGTAAGCTGCTGCGCTCCAAAGAGGCCACGGCAACGGTGGACATCAGGAACTGGCCCCCCGTCCTCGACACCG ACGACCTGCCAAAGAAGAAGCCTCCAGCTCTCTATAAGCCCACCAACCCTGACGGTCTGGCCTATCTGGACTTCAGCGTGTCGACGACCGGCATGCTGGCCGGAGTTCAG aTGTCCCATAATGCAGTGGGAGCCTTCTGTCGGTCGGTGAAGCTGCAGTGTGAGCTGTACCCGTCCAGGGAAGTGGCCATCTGTCTGGATCCGTACTGCGGCCTCGGCTTCGTCCTCTGGTGTCTCTGCAG tgtgtacTCGGGCCACCAGTCCATCCTGATCCCCCCGGTGGAGCTGGAGTCCAACCCGGCGCTGTGGCTGCTGGCCGTCAGCCAGCTGAGGGTGCGAGACACCTTCTGCTCCTACAGCGTCATGGAGCTCTGCACCAAAGGGCTCGGCCTGCAGACCGAGGCGCTCAAG gcTCGGGGTCTGGATCTGTCGCGGGTTCGTGCTTGCGTGGTGGTGGCGGAGGAGAGGCCCAGGATGTCGCTGACACACTCCTTCTCCAAGCTGTTCAAGGACCTGGGCCTCCACCCGCGCTCCGTCAGCACGGCCTTCGGCTGCCGGGTCAACCTGGCCATCTGCCTGCAGGTCAGACGCTCCGCAGTTCAAACGCTCTTTGCATCGGGCTGCACGTCACTCTGCTCACCGCTcctgtgttctgattggctgcagggcACGTCGGGGCCGGACCCCACTACCGTGTACGTGGACATGAGGGCGCTGCGACACGACAG ggttcGGTTGGTTGAGAGAGGTTCTCCTCACAGTCTGCCCTTAATGGAGTCCGGAAAG ATCCTACCTGGAGTTCGTATCATCATCGCCAACCCGGAGACCAAAGGACCGCTGGGAGACTCGCACCTCGGAGAG ATCTGGGTGCACAGCGCTCACAACGGCAGCGGCTACTACAGCGGTTACGGCGAGGAGGTCCTCCAGTCCGATCACTTCAACTCCAGGCTGAGTTTCGGGGACACCCAGACGGTCTGGGCCAGGACGGGCTACCTGGGCTTCCTCCGCCGCACCGAGCTCACCGACGCCAACGGAG AGAGGCACGATGCTCTGTTTGTGGTGGGGGCTCTGGAGGAGGCCATGGAGCTGCGGGGGATGAGGTACCATCCCATCGACATCGAGACCTCCGTCATCCGAGCCCACAAGAGCATCATGGAGTG CGCCGTCTTCCCCTGGACCaacctgctggtggtggtggtggagctggaggGCTCCGAGCAGGAAGCTCTGGACCTGGTTCCCATGGTGACCAAGGCGGTGCTGGAGGAGCACTACCTGATCGTGGGCGTGGTGGTGGTGACGGACATCGGCGTCATTCCCATCAACTCCCGCGGCGAGAAACAGCGCATGCACCTCCGCGACGGCTTCTTACAAGACCAGCTGGACCCCATCTACGTGGCCTACAACATGtag